From the genome of Candidatus Obscuribacterales bacterium:
CCGGATAGTATGGTGACTGCAGCGGTAAACCATACACGCGCACCAGTAGCAGAAACCGACTTTTCAGTCTTAGCTTTGGCTTTATCTGCCACCACGGCTCCGGATTTTTCTAGGATCCCTATTTAGTAGATATGGAATCGATGTACTAGAAAGACCTTATACCTTGCCTTGAGATTTCGCAAGCTCTGCTTTTACTTTAGTTTGTATTTCTGCCAACAACTTAGGATTTGCTTCCAAATATTGGCGAGCGGTATCACGACCCTGTCCGATGCGCTCCTCGTTGTAGCTGAACCAGGTGCCTGACTTTTTCACAATGTCAAGCTCGGCAGCCATATCGAGCACGCAACCGGCAGTGTTGATGCCTTGTCCATAGATGATGTCGAATTCTGCAATTTTGAATGGTGGTGCTACTTTGTTCTTAACGACCTTAACCTTAACGCGGTTGCCGAATTCGGAACCATCCTTCTTAAGGGTTTCAATCTTACGGATGTCCAAACGAACTGAAGCATAGAACTTCAGGGCGTTGCCACCTGTGGTTGTTTCCGGGTTTCCGTACATGACACCAATTTTTTGTCTTAATTGGTTAATGAAGATGACGATGGTTTTGGTTTTGGCAACGACACCTGTCAGCTTTCTCAAAGCTTGGCTCATTAAACGAGCTTGCAAGCCAGGCAACGAGTCACCCATGTCGCCTTCAATTTCCGCTTTTGGAACAAGAGCGGCAACGGAGTCAACGATAACCAGATCAACAGCGCCGGAGCGGACTAATTGCTCAGTAATTTCCAGAGCTTGTTCACCTGTGTCCGGCTGAGAGATCAACAGTTCTTCAACGTTGACGCCAAGCTTGCGGGCATATTCAGGATCCATTGCGTGTTCAGCATCGACGATGGCCGCGATACCACCCAATTTTTGCACTTCGGCAGCAACGTGCTGAGCCAGTGTGGTTTTACCGGATGATTCCGGACCATAAATTTCAATTACGCGACCGCGTGGCAATCCGCCAACACCGAGGGCAACATCAAGCGAGAGGGCGCCTGTTGGTACCACCTCAATTTGTCCCTGGCGGGAATCGCCCAGGCACATAATGGAGCCGTCACCAAATTGCTTCTTAATGGAATCAAGAGCCAGACCAAGCGCTTTCTTGCGGTCGGCTGAACCCTCGCCGGACTCCGATTTGGATTTTGAATTCTTATCCACTGCTGCTTCCTTGGTTGCTTTTTCTTTTGTTGCGAATGCCATTGCTCTTCTCCTAAGTTGGTGGGTAATGCCGCCGCCGGCATTAACAAGGGTTCGACAAGAACAATAGGCGCGTACGCCGACTGTCTCATCTTACTTCCAGGGTCCCCACCCTATATTCCAAAAAGAATTATAGCGGTTTGTTCAAAAGGTGGGAATTAAAAGTAGCAGCCCTGTCGTTTGTATATGCGGTACTACCTGTGGTGGGTTTCAATAGCCCGGCCAGGGGTATAAAAATGTTGCTAGGCAACAAATTCGCACTTATCAGCCGTTCTTTTATATAGACGGTCAAGAGGGTCAAAAAGTTCAAATACTGGCAACTGAATTTATCTTTCTATGAAACAGCCACCAAAACCACCAGCCATGAAACAGAGCGATCTATTTGATTCGTTCAATCCACTTGAGATGAACAAAATCGTCGGCATGGCTGGGGAGATTGAACTTCCCAAGCACCAGATCCTTTTTGCTGCTGGGGACAAAACCCAGGCTATCTACTTTATAGAGAAGGGCCGCGTGCGTCTGTCACGTGAAGTGGACAATGGCAAGGAAATTCTTTTAGCTTTATTTGGTGCTGGCGACATGATCGCTGATGCCATATGGGAATCCGGCTATCACGAGTGCACAGCCGAAACGCTTGAAGACTCAAAATTCTATGAGATTGGCGAGGAGGTCTTCCAAGAACTCTTGCGCACCAATCCTGAATTCGCTGGGCGCATTATTCAAATAGCCGGCTCAAGACTTAAGCAAGCCGAAGCTCGGATGGAAGATCTCGTCTTTCGCCAAGTGCCCGGCCGGGTTGCCCGTCTACTAATTACTTTGTCGGAGTCTTATGGCAAGGTGACAACCAACGGAATTCGGGTGGACTTTCGCCTCACCCACCAAGACATTGCCGACTTAGTGGGCTCGTCGAGAGTTACTGTCACCCAGGTACTCAATAAGTTCAAAACTAGCGGTTGGATAGATATTGAAGGCAAGCGGGTGACTATTCACAACAGTGAAGCTCTTGAAGACCTGGTAAATCACTTTCCTTAGTCAAAGTGAGCCACAATAAAGGGTCTTATGACAACCAGGCGATATAATTAAACGCTATGTGCCCGTAGCTCAGCTGGATAGAGCGTCGGTCTCCGAAGCCGAAGGTCTCGAGTTCGAATCTCGACGGGCACGATTATTTTTGCCATGGAAATTTTGCTGTGACCAATGCAAAAACTCTAGCCCAGGTCGAGCTTATTGTCGGACCATATAGATCCGGCAAGACAGAACTTGTTCTCAAAGAGTTGGTTGAGTTCAGTCGCACAAAGCCATTGATGAATTCGCTCATCATGGTGCCGTCGGCTCGTTATCGCTCATTATTGAGTCAGCGGATTAAAGAGCAGCTAGCGCAATTTGCGGCGAATTCGGAAAAAGTATCAGGAATATTCGGGCTAAATATTCTGCCGTTTTACCAAGTCTGCCAAATGGTGCTTTCGCTTTCAGGTGAGGTCACGCATCTAATTCCAGATAAGTTGCGTGCGCGAGTGATTTCGCTTGTTGTTGATGACCTCGTAGCACAAAAGAAATTGCCGATACTTGAACCTATAGCTGGATTTGTCGGTACATCGCCGGCATTGTTGGAGCTAGTCGATGCTTTTGAACGAGCGGGAATTTCATCTGCTGATGTGAAAGGACGTTTGTCGAAAGCGCCTCCGTCGCCGTACCATAATGAACTTTCGCTTGTTTATGATGGTTATTGGAAAAAGCTTGACCAGTTAGGTCTTCTGGATCAAAGACGCTTGGCGTTTCAAGCGTGTGAGGTTTTGCAATCCAAAAAGATTTCCGGATTGAATTTAGACTGGCTTATCTGTGACGGATTTGACCGGATAAGCGGATTGCAAGCAAAAGTAATTGAAGGTTTGTCAGCGCACGCTACAAAGACGTGCTTGCTTTTCGACTTCGAACCGGAGCAAGAATCGCAGTTGAAGCAGTATCAGTGGAAAGAGCGTGGATACATTGACCTCGTCAACGTGCTTAAGCCAAAGATGCGTTCGACCAGTGCAATACAAGGTGTTAAAAGAACCGAGGAAGTATTTAGCGGATTAGATCGCTTCGTCGAAATTCAAGAAATCGCTCGGCGGGCTAAACAGCTAATTGTCGATGGCAGGCGTCCAAGTGACATTCTGGTTACAGCTCGTCAAATAGGGCCGTACAAGGCGGCCGTGATTGCGGCATTTCGCAACTTCGGCATTCCGTATTTTATGGATGAAAGCATAGCGCTTGTCGAATTGCCGCTAATTCAATTCCTCATGCGTTTGATGAAGCTAGCCAGTAGCGACTTCAAGCGTTTTGATGTCGTTGCGTGCTTGCGCAGCCCGTTTTTTGCCGGTGATCGAATTGGTATAAGCAAAGAGCTTGTTTCTGAAATTGATTCGATAACACTGACAAAGCAGCTTGTTTCCGGGAAAGAGCGCTGGCTTAAAGCATTTGCTGACAAGCCGGAGTATGCGCAGAAAGTGCAAGGTCTTTTTGACGCTGTTATGCCGCCGGTAGAAAAACGCTCAATTACCGAGCACTGCATTTGGTTGGAAAATCTAATTGACCATCTCCTGGTAATAACCAAGGAAGATGATCTCGCTCAGCAGTTGTTTAAGGGCTACGACCGTCGGGCTATGCTAGAAGTGCGCAATACGATTGCATTGCTTATTCAGGAAGAAAGAATTTTCGATTTGCCGAAAGTTTCTTACGAGACTTTCATCAAGTCATTTGAAAAGCTTATTGAGGACAGTAATTTCCGCAGCCAGCCGGAACACCCTGATTGCGTGACGATTTGTTCGGCAGAACTTGCACCCAACAAGTCCTTTGAAGCGGTATTTATTGCAGGACTTGTTGAAGGACAGTTTCCGCAGCGCTCAGGAGCCAGTGGATTTGCCGGCGGCGATGAGTTAGCCGCTTGGGCCAAATTGGGAATTGAGATAGACAATCCAAGATCGCATCCGACTTATGAATGGGCACTATTTCGTGCACAAATAGATAGAGCAAAGTCCTTTGTCAGTTTGTCTTATCCTCACTATGAATTATCCGGTCAAGAGTGTGTGCCTTCTTTCTTTCTGCAGAGTGTTGAAAAGAAAGCCAAGGTATTTGTCGCCCCATATCAAAACTCCCTAACTAACCCTGCATCTGCTGTTGATGCAATCAATGGCTGGCACTGGCGTCATGAGGGACTGGAGAGCGACTTTGCAAGTGTACCTGCAATAAATAAACTAGAGACGAATTTGTCCGGGCGTATTGGCTTGTCGCAGATGCGCATATTAGGAGGTAATGAAAGTCTCTACAACGGCTGGCTGGTTGATCCGGTGAAAGCTGGTGTCTTGAAAATTGATATGCCTGAGCACTTTAGCGCCAGCAGGCTCAATGATTATGGTAGATGCCCATTTCGCTATTGGGTATCACATGTATTGAATTTAGAGCCACGTATTGAGCCGGAAGCAGGTTTGTCACCGAAGCTATTGGGTAATCTCCACCACTACATTCTAGAGACATTTTTCAAAAAGCTGGCGACTAACAAGATAGATTTCTATTTGGCGCCTAAGGAAAACATTGCTGAACTGCTGGATGAGGCAATCAAGTCTGGTTGGTCCTGGATTGAAAGACGAGAAGAATTTTTGCCAGGTAAGTTCTGGAAGTACGAACAAGAAGATATTGCGTTTCGTTTGCGTAGACTAATTGCTCGTGAGCGTGAGCGCGGCATCGCTGATAAGGACCAGTTTGCGCCGTATATGTTTGAAGCGTCTTTCGGACGAGACAATTCGCCGATGTTGGAACTTTCAGGAAAGGACAAAGTGTCCATCCGTGGTCAGGTTGATCGTATCGATGTGACAGGTGCGTCCGGAGCACAGAAAGTCAGGCTAATTGACTACAAGACTTCCAGTCAGGCTATTTCAAAGGCAGATGCAAGCCAAGGCAGAAATATGCAATTGCCGTTGTACGCACTGGCGGTTGAGCGAGCAATTATGCCCGGTAGTCATGTCTCTAAGGCAATGTACGTCAGCATCAATTCAGGAGAAGTCGTTGGTACGCTGGACTTTGATGAGCCTGGCACTGATGAAGATTCAAATCTTCTACAACTCACGGAAGAGTATGTGCAAACATATGTGAAAAACATGCGCAGTGGCGACTTTCGCGTTATGCCTAACGGCGAACATGTCTGTAAGAGTTGCATCCACAAAAAATCTTGCCGGATAAGCGAACTGATGGAAGTGGAGGCAGCCGATGAGTCTGACTAGCGAACAGCAGTTGGCTGTCGAAGCCATTGACAAAAATGTGCTTGTTTCCGCTGGTGCAGGCTCCGGTAAAACGCACGTACTTGTTGAGCGCTTTCTAGAGATACTGCGCAAAAACAGCAGGCTGTCTGTCGGAAATATTATTGCCGTAACCTACACTCATAAGGCTGCTGATGAAATGCGCAGTCGCTTGAAAGAGCGGATGGAGTCGCTGAGCAAGGGCGAAGAAGCTAGGCGCTGGCAAGAGTGTCTGGCTGAACTTGATGGAGCCAAAATAGGCACTATTCACTCCCTCTGCCAGTCTATACTGAAGTCTTTTCCGGAAGAAGCGATTGTTGATCCGGCATTTTCTGTTTTGGATGAAATGGAGGGCGCCGAGCTTCTCAATGAGTGCTTGGAGGAAGTCCTTTACGAATCGGTGAGCGCCAGTCCCGAAATACACGACTTTCTCACCGCGTATCCGGTAGATGCTGTACGCAAGTGGCTTGAATCGCTTGTCAAATCACCAATTACTTTCTTTGAAGCACGTGAAAAGCTTGGCAAATTCGAGGATCAAGACTTTGCGAAAGTATTTGCTGATGTAGCGGCACAGGTTAAAGAGCGTGTTGTAAGGGACATTTGCGCTGATAAGCGGTTCGGACATGTGCTTGCCGAACTAGCTCCGTCATTTGCAGACGATGCTAACAAATTGGAGCAACATCGCCGTAATATCGTAAATTTGGCGTCTAAAGTTTTAGCCGATGGTTCGTTTGACGAACGATTCCAATGTCTGAGAGAAATCAAGGCAATTTCGGTTCGCACATCAGGTGGTAATGGCGAAGATGCCAAAGCATTGCGTCAGGTGATTAGCCGGCTGAAAGACATCAATAAAGCGTATTTGCCTGAGTTTTCTGACAGCTTAAATGAAGCGGATGCCCAAGCTATTGCCAGCATTAAGGCATTGATCTATTTGGCTGACAAAGTACTGGATAGTTTCAATGAGAAGAAGCTGGCGCATCAAAAGTTGGATTTCAATGATCAAATCATGCTTGTTTATAAGTTGCTTTCCAACAAGGCGAGTCGCGCGCGCAAGCATTACAATCAGATAATTGCTGCAATACTCATAGATGAATTTCAAGATACTAATGCCATTCAGGCAGAGATACTGGAGTCGCTTTTGGGTCCGCAAGCACGCCTGTTTTTGATTGGCGATGATAAGCAGTCAATTTATAAATTCCAGGGCGCAGAAGTCGAGACATTCAACCGTTGGCGGAAACGTATTGTCGATAAGAATGCCGATGGACTACTTGTCGAACTAAACAAATCATTTCGCAGCCATCCGGAAATTGTTGCCTTTGTCAATTATGTATTTGCAGGACTGCTTGATGATAGCGTAATAGACTATCGAGCTAGATTCCAGTCGCTTAGTCCCAATCGTACAGACGCTGCGCAGTCACCGCGCGTGGAACTTGTCGCATTTGATGGAAGTGATGAAGAAGGTAGTCGGAAAAACCTGAGCGTGCGTCTCACGGAAGCAGATGCCGTTGCTTGCTGGATTGAAGAAAAAATCAAGAAGCAGGCTGTAGTCTTTGAAAAGGCAACCTCTACAACGCGACCAATTGCCTACGGTGATTTTGCCGTGCTTGTGCAAGCTAGAAAAGACTTTGTGTACATCGAGCAAGCTTTAGCTAGTCACAACATTCCTTACATAACGATTGCTGGAAGTGGATTGTTGTATGCGCAGGAAGTTTACGATATTGAATCCGCGCTTGCCTTTTTGTGGTGCCCGGAAGACAGCCATGCTTTGATGACCATACTGCGCTCGCCACTAGTTGGCTTAAGTGATGATGTCATTCAAAAACTGATGATGGCGGCAAAGGACAGTCAATCCCTGTGGCATTATCTGAAATCAGCGACAGTAGAAGATGTCAGACCAGCCGTAGATATGCTCAACTCGTGGTTGAAGCATGCGTCTGCGGAGTCTGTGGGCAGGCTGGTTCAGACAATTATTGCCGACAGCAATTATGAGACGATTTTGCTCGCACTGCCAAACGGTAAGCAACGCTCTCGCAATATTTGGAAATTCCAGCAGCTGTCTTTCGATCACAACCATATGCCTATCGGTGAATTCTTGCAGGCGTTACAAAGCATGCGTGAACTGGCGGTACGGCAATCTGCTGCACCGCTAGACATGGGCGATTCAGTCAAGCTTATGACTATCCACGCCTCTAAGGGATTAGAATTCCCTGCTGTAATTCTTCCGGTGTTGGATGGCAAGGCAATTAGCAATTCACCTAAGCTAATTTTCCACAGACAATTTGGCATGGCTTTCAATTGCGCGCGTTCTAAAACCGATGAAGTGCCGTCCCTGTATGCGGCAGCTAATCACATGGAACGCGACATGCAGATAGCCGAAAAGAAACGGCTATTCTATGTGGCTGCCACTAGAGCCCGCGACTATTTGTCATTGTTTATCGAATACGATGGCGGAGATAGAGCTTCCTTTGCCGACTGGATGACTTCGATTGTCGACATCGGTGCCATTGATGCTGATGTCGGTATTGAAACAAAGACGTTGGACAAAAACTGCTCAATTCAATTGCGTCGAGTGGACAGCGAAGCTTTAACCATTTGGCAGGAAAGTGTATTTGAATCAACAACTGGCGACAAGTTACAAGTTGAGTCCAGTGTATCTTTCAATGAGAACATGATTGAACCTGTTTCTGTGGTGCTAACTGAGCCGACGGTTGACTGGCAATTGCTTGGTCGAATAACGTCAGCGACAGATGCGCCCGTGATTGCGCCAACAGTTTTAGGGCAATTCTTCCATCTGATCATGCAGCGCTGGCAGCCGGGTTGGAAGAAAGTGCCGGAAAAAGTTTTGAATGAGTTGGCACATCACAAAGAAGTCCGCGCGATTCATGCTGAGCAAAGAAAAGCACTAATAGCTGAGGCTGAAAAGCTTGTTGAAACATTTGTCGCCAGCGAGCTTCACACTATTCTTAATTCGTCCGTACGGACTTTCCGTGAAATCCCGTATCTGATCTCAGCGCGGGAAGGTCGCCCTGATTTGTTGTTGGAAGACAGCAACGGACAATGGCGAATCATCGACTTTAAGGTGAATAAGGCTGAATTCTTGGAGTTGGACAAAGAGCAGTTAAGGAAATATCGCAAGCAAGTCCTAGGGTATCTGGAAGACATCGAGACACTTACCGGCATTCGCGCAAATGCATTTCTCTACTTTGCCAGAGAAGGAAGATTAGAGCCTGTAGCCTTGGAGCCAAGCATGGTCTAGCCTTTTAGGCAGTTCGCGATTTGGCTCTGGAAGATTTTTTTCGTTGTCTTTTATTCGTATCGAAATTTACACTTTTTAGAAGTTGTTTCGCCTGAGATTCCGTCAACGTAACGCTTGCCGTAAGCAACTTCTCTTGCAACGGTTCTTGGTCTAGTTTTGCTTTGGAGGTTTCCATGGATGCTTGGTAAAATGCGTACAAAAAATCAAGTAGTTCGCCTTGGGAGCAACCAAAATCGCTCACTAATCCCTTGATGCCTTTTCTCGTTTTGGGAAGTACGTCAGTATTTAGTGCAAGCCGTCCTTTCGACGGTCTCCCTGGTTTATCATATTCCGCCATGGTGCCTTCCAGGTAAGCTTCGTAGGCATCATCTAGCAAATTGGAGAATAGTCGATGTGCTTCTTCTTCTGTTTCTCCAATTCCTGAACAGCCATCCAGTAGTGGAGATTCAACTATGTATTCGTCATACTCACTGCTCAAATAGCACACGGCTGTTCGGGCTATTAATTGCTTATTCATTTTGATTTTTCCTGTTCGCGCTTTGCCTTGATCTTTTTCAAAAACACATCTAGATAAAACGATTTTACGTACCGACCTTTAACAGTGGCGAAGCTGCATATCCATCTACCGTCTTGCAAATCGATAATGTCACATTCTTTAGTTCGTTTGCGAATCATGCAGTGCCAAGTCTTAATGAGGGCTTCAAAGTTGCGAAGACTTATAGGGGATTTCCCTCCCATAAGCATCCTCCGACTGTGATATTTTCATAATAATACAAGGCAGAAGAAAGAGCAATATGTGGCAGAACTATTAATGAACCCAGTTTGAGAAGCAGCGCCTTTGGGTATATAGAATCAAGTCATATTCACATTTCTACTGAACTGGCCAGGTGGGCAGGAATAATTCCTCCAGTGTCAGGATGAAATATGAGAACGAAAGAACTTAAATGCTTTTGGCGAACACCAGTTTCGCACGTTAAATCTCTAGACCTAGTCTCTTGTAGCATGACGTCGTCGCTTGAAGTCACCGTATTGGAAATGAGGGACTCAGAGCCGTTTGGCAAAGATGTGATTTCCTATCGGTTCATGTGGCGAAACTTGAACGTCTTCGCTTATCGTGTGATTAATGAAGAACAAACACACCCTGGTCAGGACAACCTTATACCTGACGACGTGAGTAGTTGGACATACGAAATAGGTGGCTCAAAATGGATTGCCGAATCGAATCGAGCTGATGGTGGACAAGAATTAGCTGATTTGCGTCACTTCGTCATTCTTACACGTGACTATAAGGTGGAGGTGCTGTCGGACAAAGCGCCCGGTTGCGAAATCATCTGAACTCTTATCCAAAGAATTTCGGCAAGTATTGGTCAAGTAATACAGCGCAGATAACTCCGGCGAAGATAGCAGGTCCGAGGGGCATGTACGATTTGCGCATTTGTTGGATGCGGGCTAAGTCTTCGGCGGTGATTTGGTGAGCTGCGCCTTGTCCGATTATTTGCATGAAGATTTTGTGCCAGGGTACAGCAATTGCAACGCGGCCTATTCCGAATATTCCGTAGAAGATGCAGAAGTAGAAAAAGACATAGAGGGCTGGTTTGGGTCCGAGAAATGCTCCGGTTGCGGCCATTAGCTTGATGTCGCCGAAGCCTTTTCGGTTTTTGGAGTCTGCTTGTGGTAGCAGAAGAATGGGCATTGCCATAAGTAATGCGCCGGCAAACCAACCGCCGACGGCCATTAGAGCGCCGGAAATGCCTGATTGGTAAAAGTGCAGGGCAATAGCAACAGCTGCAGCAGGAAATGTGAGGACGTTGTAGATTTTTCGGGTTTTTAAATCTGTGACTGTGCCGATGGCAACAACCAACAAAGCTAAAAGTTGTGCCAGCGTTGGCGTGGGCATGCAAGTCCTCTACTAGTTAGCTAACGCGATGGCGTCAATTTCAACGGCGACATTTTTCGGCAGACCGGCAGCTTGAATGGTGGCACGTGCCGGTTTTGTTTCGGTGAAATATTCGGCGTAAGTCTGATTCATCTCGTCGAAGTCTTTCATGTCTTTGAGATAGACGGTTGTTTTGACGACTTTGGAAAGATCGGAGCCGGAGGCTTTAAGAATTGCCGATAAATTGGCAATTACTTGCTTGACTTGAGTTGCTATGCTGCCAGAAATTAATTGTCCGCTTGCTGGGTCTAAAGGAATTTGTCCGGATACAAAAACCATACCGTTGGCTTTAATTGCTTGTGAGTAGGGGCCAATCGCCTTTGGAGCTGATTCGGTTGAAACTAGTTGCAACATGCTCTTTCCTTGTCGTTAAAGTTGAATGAAATCACATTATAATGGCTCATACGAAAAGGAGCTGGCGATGAAAATTATTGGTCTGACATTAGCG
Proteins encoded in this window:
- a CDS encoding Crp/Fnr family transcriptional regulator, which encodes MKQPPKPPAMKQSDLFDSFNPLEMNKIVGMAGEIELPKHQILFAAGDKTQAIYFIEKGRVRLSREVDNGKEILLALFGAGDMIADAIWESGYHECTAETLEDSKFYEIGEEVFQELLRTNPEFAGRIIQIAGSRLKQAEARMEDLVFRQVPGRVARLLITLSESYGKVTTNGIRVDFRLTHQDIADLVGSSRVTVTQVLNKFKTSGWIDIEGKRVTIHNSEALEDLVNHFP
- a CDS encoding UvrD-helicase domain-containing protein; the protein is MSLTSEQQLAVEAIDKNVLVSAGAGSGKTHVLVERFLEILRKNSRLSVGNIIAVTYTHKAADEMRSRLKERMESLSKGEEARRWQECLAELDGAKIGTIHSLCQSILKSFPEEAIVDPAFSVLDEMEGAELLNECLEEVLYESVSASPEIHDFLTAYPVDAVRKWLESLVKSPITFFEAREKLGKFEDQDFAKVFADVAAQVKERVVRDICADKRFGHVLAELAPSFADDANKLEQHRRNIVNLASKVLADGSFDERFQCLREIKAISVRTSGGNGEDAKALRQVISRLKDINKAYLPEFSDSLNEADAQAIASIKALIYLADKVLDSFNEKKLAHQKLDFNDQIMLVYKLLSNKASRARKHYNQIIAAILIDEFQDTNAIQAEILESLLGPQARLFLIGDDKQSIYKFQGAEVETFNRWRKRIVDKNADGLLVELNKSFRSHPEIVAFVNYVFAGLLDDSVIDYRARFQSLSPNRTDAAQSPRVELVAFDGSDEEGSRKNLSVRLTEADAVACWIEEKIKKQAVVFEKATSTTRPIAYGDFAVLVQARKDFVYIEQALASHNIPYITIAGSGLLYAQEVYDIESALAFLWCPEDSHALMTILRSPLVGLSDDVIQKLMMAAKDSQSLWHYLKSATVEDVRPAVDMLNSWLKHASAESVGRLVQTIIADSNYETILLALPNGKQRSRNIWKFQQLSFDHNHMPIGEFLQALQSMRELAVRQSAAPLDMGDSVKLMTIHASKGLEFPAVILPVLDGKAISNSPKLIFHRQFGMAFNCARSKTDEVPSLYAAANHMERDMQIAEKKRLFYVAATRARDYLSLFIEYDGGDRASFADWMTSIVDIGAIDADVGIETKTLDKNCSIQLRRVDSEALTIWQESVFESTTGDKLQVESSVSFNENMIEPVSVVLTEPTVDWQLLGRITSATDAPVIAPTVLGQFFHLIMQRWQPGWKKVPEKVLNELAHHKEVRAIHAEQRKALIAEAEKLVETFVASELHTILNSSVRTFREIPYLISAREGRPDLLLEDSNGQWRIIDFKVNKAEFLELDKEQLRKYRKQVLGYLEDIETLTGIRANAFLYFAREGRLEPVALEPSMV
- a CDS encoding RidA family protein gives rise to the protein MQLVSTESAPKAIGPYSQAIKANGMVFVSGQIPLDPASGQLISGSIATQVKQVIANLSAILKASGSDLSKVVKTTVYLKDMKDFDEMNQTYAEYFTETKPARATIQAAGLPKNVAVEIDAIALAN
- a CDS encoding A24 family peptidase, producing MPTPTLAQLLALLVVAIGTVTDLKTRKIYNVLTFPAAAVAIALHFYQSGISGALMAVGGWFAGALLMAMPILLLPQADSKNRKGFGDIKLMAATGAFLGPKPALYVFFYFCIFYGIFGIGRVAIAVPWHKIFMQIIGQGAAHQITAEDLARIQQMRKSYMPLGPAIFAGVICAVLLDQYLPKFFG
- the recA gene encoding recombinase RecA; this translates as MAFATKEKATKEAAVDKNSKSKSESGEGSADRKKALGLALDSIKKQFGDGSIMCLGDSRQGQIEVVPTGALSLDVALGVGGLPRGRVIEIYGPESSGKTTLAQHVAAEVQKLGGIAAIVDAEHAMDPEYARKLGVNVEELLISQPDTGEQALEITEQLVRSGAVDLVIVDSVAALVPKAEIEGDMGDSLPGLQARLMSQALRKLTGVVAKTKTIVIFINQLRQKIGVMYGNPETTTGGNALKFYASVRLDIRKIETLKKDGSEFGNRVKVKVVKNKVAPPFKIAEFDIIYGQGINTAGCVLDMAAELDIVKKSGTWFSYNEERIGQGRDTARQYLEANPKLLAEIQTKVKAELAKSQGKV
- a CDS encoding exodeoxyribonuclease V subunit gamma, which encodes MTNAKTLAQVELIVGPYRSGKTELVLKELVEFSRTKPLMNSLIMVPSARYRSLLSQRIKEQLAQFAANSEKVSGIFGLNILPFYQVCQMVLSLSGEVTHLIPDKLRARVISLVVDDLVAQKKLPILEPIAGFVGTSPALLELVDAFERAGISSADVKGRLSKAPPSPYHNELSLVYDGYWKKLDQLGLLDQRRLAFQACEVLQSKKISGLNLDWLICDGFDRISGLQAKVIEGLSAHATKTCLLFDFEPEQESQLKQYQWKERGYIDLVNVLKPKMRSTSAIQGVKRTEEVFSGLDRFVEIQEIARRAKQLIVDGRRPSDILVTARQIGPYKAAVIAAFRNFGIPYFMDESIALVELPLIQFLMRLMKLASSDFKRFDVVACLRSPFFAGDRIGISKELVSEIDSITLTKQLVSGKERWLKAFADKPEYAQKVQGLFDAVMPPVEKRSITEHCIWLENLIDHLLVITKEDDLAQQLFKGYDRRAMLEVRNTIALLIQEERIFDLPKVSYETFIKSFEKLIEDSNFRSQPEHPDCVTICSAELAPNKSFEAVFIAGLVEGQFPQRSGASGFAGGDELAAWAKLGIEIDNPRSHPTYEWALFRAQIDRAKSFVSLSYPHYELSGQECVPSFFLQSVEKKAKVFVAPYQNSLTNPASAVDAINGWHWRHEGLESDFASVPAINKLETNLSGRIGLSQMRILGGNESLYNGWLVDPVKAGVLKIDMPEHFSASRLNDYGRCPFRYWVSHVLNLEPRIEPEAGLSPKLLGNLHHYILETFFKKLATNKIDFYLAPKENIAELLDEAIKSGWSWIERREEFLPGKFWKYEQEDIAFRLRRLIARERERGIADKDQFAPYMFEASFGRDNSPMLELSGKDKVSIRGQVDRIDVTGASGAQKVRLIDYKTSSQAISKADASQGRNMQLPLYALAVERAIMPGSHVSKAMYVSINSGEVVGTLDFDEPGTDEDSNLLQLTEEYVQTYVKNMRSGDFRVMPNGEHVCKSCIHKKSCRISELMEVEAADESD